One segment of Fimbriiglobus ruber DNA contains the following:
- a CDS encoding VIT1/CCC1 transporter family protein — protein MPQTPHVEKHFTSSETIRDIVIGMSDGLTVPFALAAGLSGAVEATGIIITAGLAEVAAGAIAMGLGGYLAARTDAEHFASERAREEKETEMRPEAEAAEVAAVLRSYGLEEDKVVAVVNSIRADKKRWVDFMMRFELGLEEPDQKRARNSALTIALSYIAGGMVPLAPYFFIRSVYSALFASVGVTLLALLVFGYVKGRFTTAKPFRSAWQTGVVGGLAATAAFVIAKAIG, from the coding sequence ATGCCGCAAACCCCACACGTCGAGAAGCACTTCACGTCCTCGGAAACAATCCGGGACATCGTGATCGGCATGTCGGACGGCCTGACCGTCCCGTTCGCCCTGGCAGCGGGGCTGTCGGGGGCGGTCGAAGCGACCGGGATCATCATCACGGCAGGGCTGGCCGAGGTCGCTGCCGGGGCCATTGCGATGGGGCTGGGCGGGTATCTGGCCGCACGCACCGACGCCGAACACTTTGCCTCCGAGCGGGCACGAGAGGAGAAGGAAACGGAAATGAGGCCGGAAGCGGAAGCCGCCGAAGTCGCCGCCGTACTCAGGTCTTACGGCCTGGAGGAAGACAAGGTGGTGGCGGTAGTGAACTCCATCCGGGCTGATAAGAAGCGGTGGGTGGACTTCATGATGCGATTTGAGCTTGGGCTGGAGGAGCCGGACCAGAAGCGGGCCAGGAACAGCGCCCTCACCATCGCCCTGTCCTACATCGCCGGGGGCATGGTCCCGCTGGCCCCGTACTTTTTCATCCGCTCGGTTTACTCGGCGCTCTTCGCCTCGGTCGGCGTGACGCTGCTGGCGCTCCTCGTGTTCGGGTATGTCAAGGGCCGGTTCACCACGGCAAAACCCTTCCGTAGTGCGTGGCAAACGGGGGTCGTGGGCGGACTGGCGGCGACGGCGGCATTCGTCATTGCGAAGGCGATTGGGTGA
- a CDS encoding TfoX/Sxy family protein has translation MAFDESLAARIRDALARTRNVEEKKMFGGIGFLLDGNLLVGVWKDFLIARVGPDAYEDARLEPHVGEFDITGKPMKGWVMVEPEGVDNDDQLKDWIRRAEEFIGTLPRK, from the coding sequence ATGGCCTTCGATGAATCCCTTGCCGCACGCATCCGGGACGCCCTCGCCCGCACCAGGAACGTCGAGGAGAAGAAGATGTTCGGCGGGATCGGGTTCCTGCTCGACGGCAACTTGCTGGTCGGTGTCTGGAAGGACTTCCTGATCGCCCGTGTCGGCCCGGACGCATATGAGGATGCCCGATTGGAGCCGCACGTCGGGGAGTTCGACATCACGGGCAAACCGATGAAGGGATGGGTCATGGTGGAGCCGGAAGGCGTCGATAACGACGACCAGTTGAAGGACTGGATTCGGCGGGCCGAGGAGTTCATCGGGACGCTGCCAAGGAAGTAG
- a CDS encoding helix-turn-helix domain-containing protein — protein MMNTTNEATKPLTIKEAAERLSVSRGLVYALCRAGRIRHERHGTGRGTLRIEPAALDEYRATCCRETGANDARPATANRAKGRGTTFGHLDGTRLLEAWRKQGAV, from the coding sequence ATGATGAACACAACGAACGAAGCGACGAAACCGCTCACGATTAAGGAAGCTGCCGAGCGTCTGAGCGTCTCGCGCGGCCTCGTGTACGCGCTGTGTCGGGCGGGGCGAATTCGACACGAACGACATGGCACCGGGCGGGGAACACTCCGAATCGAACCGGCCGCGCTCGACGAATACCGTGCCACGTGCTGTCGCGAGACCGGAGCGAACGACGCCCGGCCCGCAACAGCAAACCGGGCGAAGGGCCGTGGAACTACATTCGGGCATCTGGATGGGACTCGACTGCTGGAGGCGTGGCGGAAACAGGGAGCGGTGTGA
- a CDS encoding helix-hairpin-helix domain-containing protein encodes MSKKPRQPNARSPVEAWIVYIVQCADGSFYTGITKDVVRRCQQHNAGTASRYTRSRGPVKLVHQENQPDQSSALKREAAIKAMTRRGKLAMIQSKKKPAKGKREVARLEDIPNVGPAIAAALRRMGITTPAELLGRDPFAMYDVLCRLTGKRHDPCVLDTFMAAVRYMEGAPKKPWWKYTAERKRVMETRSLTK; translated from the coding sequence ATGTCGAAAAAGCCCCGCCAACCGAACGCACGATCCCCCGTTGAAGCATGGATCGTTTACATCGTGCAGTGCGCTGATGGCTCGTTCTACACAGGGATCACGAAGGATGTTGTCCGGCGATGCCAGCAGCACAATGCTGGAACGGCCTCCCGGTACACTCGCAGCCGTGGTCCGGTGAAACTGGTTCACCAAGAAAATCAGCCCGACCAAAGTTCGGCGTTGAAGCGAGAAGCAGCGATCAAGGCGATGACCCGGCGAGGAAAGCTGGCGATGATCCAATCGAAGAAAAAACCGGCCAAAGGAAAGCGAGAAGTCGCCCGCCTGGAGGACATCCCGAATGTCGGCCCAGCCATCGCCGCCGCCCTTCGCCGGATGGGGATCACCACGCCTGCCGAATTGCTGGGCCGTGACCCTTTTGCGATGTACGACGTATTGTGCCGACTCACCGGCAAGCGCCACGACCCTTGCGTTCTGGACACCTTCATGGCCGCTGTCCGGTACATGGAGGGAGCGCCGAAGAAACCGTGGTGGAAGTACACGGCGGAACGGAAGCGAGTGATGGAAACTCGAAGTTTGACGAAGTGA
- a CDS encoding tyrosine-type recombinase/integrase yields the protein MPQTSRPWFRKQTGWWMAQVNHKQEKLAKGKENKREAEQKLRDLLSLQAANPQPDSGRLTVAAVIDLYIEFAKSRLDPTTLEERKRYFQAFAEAHGFRAVNDRDCLPYHLTAWIDSKPEWQSDWTKNHAVAIIHRPFNWAAKQRLIAANPFRGVTHRPGAPRRPMTDDEFKRLVVASHGRQVKVGPNPGDRFVEFLRFLRLTGARPCEASKLRWTDINLDSAVVMLVKHKSTKTQRTPKPRVISLDAEIVRLLITIRARNEVGEFVFYNHRGTTWNRSNLSLRLQRGRKKANIPPDAKLYGLRHAFGTRAILNGVDIKTLAELMGHTTTRVTEHYVHIAGNVAHLHAALQKVNGSVTPLPVSATPPAVESHPDARM from the coding sequence ATGCCTCAAACTTCTCGTCCGTGGTTCCGCAAGCAGACCGGCTGGTGGATGGCTCAGGTCAACCACAAGCAAGAGAAACTCGCCAAAGGGAAAGAGAACAAGCGAGAGGCAGAACAGAAACTCCGCGATCTACTTTCGCTCCAGGCCGCCAACCCCCAACCCGATTCCGGCCGGCTCACTGTCGCCGCCGTAATCGACCTTTACATCGAATTCGCCAAATCCCGCCTCGACCCGACGACACTCGAAGAGCGGAAGCGCTACTTCCAGGCGTTCGCCGAAGCCCACGGGTTCCGCGCCGTCAACGACCGCGATTGCTTGCCCTATCACCTCACGGCATGGATTGACTCGAAGCCCGAGTGGCAGAGCGACTGGACGAAGAACCACGCGGTCGCGATCATCCACCGCCCATTCAACTGGGCAGCCAAGCAGCGGCTCATTGCCGCCAACCCGTTTCGAGGCGTCACGCACCGACCCGGGGCACCGCGACGACCGATGACGGACGACGAGTTCAAACGGCTCGTCGTCGCTTCGCATGGGCGTCAAGTGAAGGTCGGACCTAATCCGGGGGACCGTTTCGTCGAATTCCTCCGGTTCCTCCGACTGACCGGCGCACGTCCGTGCGAGGCGAGTAAGCTCCGGTGGACCGACATCAACCTCGATTCCGCGGTAGTCATGCTCGTGAAGCACAAGTCCACGAAGACCCAGCGGACGCCGAAACCGCGGGTGATTTCGCTCGATGCGGAGATCGTCCGGCTGCTGATCACGATCCGGGCACGGAACGAGGTCGGCGAGTTCGTCTTCTACAACCACCGCGGAACGACGTGGAACCGCTCGAACCTATCGCTACGGTTACAACGCGGTAGGAAGAAGGCGAACATCCCACCGGACGCGAAGCTCTACGGACTGAGGCACGCCTTCGGCACAAGAGCGATCCTGAACGGCGTGGACATCAAAACCCTGGCTGAGCTGATGGGCCACACGACCACGCGCGTCACCGAACACTACGTGCATATTGCCGGAAATGTCGCGCACCTTCACGCCGCGTTGCAGAAGGTGAACGGCTCCGTCACACCGCTCCCTGTTTCCGCCACGCCTCCAGCAGTCGAGTCCCATCCAGATGCCCGAATGTAG
- a CDS encoding MFS transporter, producing the protein MMLAEKLTPDGWLLFATRCSRMFAYGLLSVVLVLYLVEVGLKEWEVGLLLSLTLVGDTAISLWLTTTADRFGRRRTLVVGAVLMALAGIVFVSTGNFLLLLVAATIGVISPSGNEIGPFLSVEQAALSHIVSDERRTDVFAWYNLVGSFSTALGALAGGLIAEVSPHFGLTGAAAFRPVLLVYAGVGVTLIGGFSLLSSVVEATRDESRPAPKVVLGLHESRRTVFKLSLLFALDALGGGFVIQSLIAYWFYLTYKLDPALLGTIFLCANLLAGVSALAAGWLARRIGLLNTMIFTHLPSNVLLILVPLMLDVYWAVGVLLARFSISQMDVPTRQAYTMAVVRPDERSAVAGVTGMARSVGASISPVLATILVGSVGWAGMPFFLAGD; encoded by the coding sequence ATGATGCTCGCCGAGAAGTTGACACCGGACGGGTGGTTGCTGTTCGCCACCCGCTGTTCGAGGATGTTCGCTTACGGCCTGCTCTCGGTCGTGCTGGTGCTGTATCTGGTCGAAGTCGGCCTGAAGGAGTGGGAAGTCGGGCTACTGCTCTCACTCACTCTGGTCGGGGACACGGCGATCTCCCTCTGGCTGACGACGACCGCTGATCGGTTCGGGCGGCGGCGCACACTGGTCGTCGGGGCCGTCCTGATGGCCCTGGCCGGAATCGTCTTCGTCTCCACCGGCAACTTTCTCTTACTGCTCGTCGCCGCCACCATCGGCGTCATCAGTCCCAGCGGGAACGAGATCGGGCCGTTCCTGTCCGTCGAGCAGGCGGCGCTCTCGCACATCGTCAGCGACGAGCGGCGCACCGACGTGTTCGCTTGGTACAACCTCGTCGGCTCGTTCTCGACGGCGCTGGGGGCGCTGGCGGGAGGGCTGATTGCGGAAGTGTCCCCGCATTTCGGCCTGACCGGAGCCGCCGCATTCCGCCCGGTGTTGTTGGTTTACGCAGGTGTCGGCGTGACGTTGATCGGCGGGTTTTCGCTGCTGTCCTCGGTGGTCGAGGCCACGAGAGACGAGTCCCGACCGGCCCCCAAGGTGGTGCTGGGTTTACACGAGTCCCGTCGCACGGTATTCAAGCTGTCGCTCTTGTTCGCCCTGGACGCACTCGGCGGCGGGTTCGTGATCCAGAGCCTTATCGCCTACTGGTTCTACCTCACCTACAAGCTCGACCCGGCGCTGCTCGGCACGATCTTCCTGTGCGCCAACCTGCTCGCCGGGGTGTCGGCGCTGGCGGCGGGGTGGCTGGCCCGGCGCATCGGTCTGCTGAACACGATGATCTTCACGCACCTGCCGTCGAACGTGTTGCTGATCCTGGTGCCCCTGATGCTTGACGTGTATTGGGCGGTGGGGGTGTTGCTGGCCCGGTTCAGCATCTCGCAGATGGACGTGCCGACCCGCCAAGCGTACACGATGGCGGTGGTGCGGCCCGACGAGCGCTCCGCTGTGGCGGGCGTGACGGGCATGGCCCGGTCGGTGGGCGCTTCGATCTCGCCGGTGCTGGCGACGATTCTCGTGGGCAGTGTCGGGTGGGCGGGGATGCCGTTCTTCCTCGCCGGGGACTGA
- a CDS encoding SEC-C metal-binding domain-containing protein — translation MTQKKISRNDPCPCGSGKKYKKCCWGKGFDWKADAEGNLFKSIPLTSEMTDLLEQQRQRFVEKFGREPGPDDEIFFDMPHPEHVEHMTVDAMKEAGIDPAIIFAYEKTGRLVTESNQNFLSDADLDEWQAAIEEYEAKHRTPPQYPLGTVAMYGPDDTSTTKIAAGVIQHATAEPIMMRWVATDVTTNPKVQQEMKDFFLQHGVKSVAMDEGNMGCPHEEGEDFPHGGNCPFCPFWNGKQGSNRKE, via the coding sequence ATGACCCAGAAAAAAATCTCTCGCAACGATCCCTGTCCGTGCGGCAGCGGCAAGAAGTACAAGAAGTGCTGCTGGGGCAAAGGCTTCGATTGGAAAGCGGACGCCGAAGGCAACCTCTTCAAATCCATCCCTCTGACTTCGGAAATGACGGACCTCCTCGAACAGCAGAGGCAGAGGTTCGTTGAGAAGTTCGGGCGGGAACCCGGCCCGGATGACGAGATTTTTTTCGACATGCCGCACCCCGAACACGTCGAACACATGACGGTCGACGCCATGAAGGAAGCGGGTATCGACCCTGCCATCATCTTCGCCTACGAGAAAACCGGCAGACTCGTCACGGAAAGCAATCAGAATTTTCTCTCGGATGCGGACCTCGATGAATGGCAAGCCGCCATTGAGGAGTACGAGGCAAAACACCGGACGCCGCCACAGTATCCACTCGGCACCGTGGCAATGTACGGCCCCGACGACACGAGTACCACCAAGATCGCTGCGGGCGTTATCCAGCACGCAACCGCCGAGCCGATCATGATGCGCTGGGTCGCTACGGACGTGACCACCAACCCGAAGGTCCAGCAAGAGATGAAGGATTTCTTCCTCCAGCACGGCGTCAAGTCGGTGGCAATGGACGAAGGCAACATGGGCTGCCCCCACGAGGAAGGCGAAGACTTTCCCCACGGCGGAAACTGCCCGTTTTGTCCGTTCTGGAATGGGAAACAGGGAAGCAATCGGAAGGAATAA
- a CDS encoding GyrI-like domain-containing protein — MNIEIVEEAVRFHLYGIGGVVENKPYGEVGFRLMNELWQVVKSTNTPTTGINHWVYLSDGRMFVGVELRNPQPLSIPDPLEPLEFELERHMKHVHVGPYQALPQKWKELKAELATRGEVIGSPSLEVYGHYCDDPSKLETTILIGLQAKPA, encoded by the coding sequence ATGAACATCGAGATCGTCGAAGAGGCGGTTCGCTTCCACCTGTACGGCATCGGGGGCGTCGTCGAGAACAAGCCGTATGGCGAGGTCGGCTTCCGCCTGATGAACGAACTGTGGCAAGTTGTCAAATCCACCAACACTCCGACGACGGGCATCAACCATTGGGTGTATTTGTCCGATGGAAGAATGTTCGTCGGGGTCGAACTCCGAAACCCTCAGCCGCTTTCGATTCCCGATCCACTGGAGCCGCTGGAGTTCGAGTTGGAGCGGCACATGAAGCACGTCCACGTCGGGCCGTACCAAGCGTTGCCCCAAAAGTGGAAAGAGTTGAAGGCCGAGCTTGCGACCCGTGGAGAGGTCATTGGCTCCCCGTCGCTGGAAGTGTACGGGCACTACTGCGACGACCCGTCAAAGCTGGAGACGACGATCCTGATAGGCCTCCAAGCGAAACCGGCGTAA
- a CDS encoding tyrosine-type recombinase/integrase yields the protein MSVQKRGKKSMPRAILMSWDAGHRRWQKMFRGTMYRVTCAQLGLHESKWSKELSYQTANTWWEAKRASLESETVAAHPHRARLDELARMRDASRAAGEHSDADEIADEMKRVEVAEPDDVVDATHDALMRALLTAFESGIDVHKLDTRKIAEMFGGETVWRDRAKRSSVVPVETSVEGYATRWVGDRRDEAIAGVRSNESADSLRRHLSVFVQFVGSANAVEVITADVWHRWYVHCAGQVVKRDASRAAGWSPDTASKIFGIARTFVRWLWERDAIAALPKNLNDKKHRFERPERTIPTFTNDEIRSMLGAARGVHRLLLLLMLNTGATQKDVADLLKTEVDLEAGRITRRRSKMSKRKAGRLVSYKLWPEVVSLLREYTNTDESEVRALTTKSGQPWVWTETTDAGKMRKSDNVATVFNTLKRKINVSAAGKSLKVFRKTSATRLKSNPVHRDLRFLFLGHSERSIADRHYAAADQSQLDAAVDWLLTQYGV from the coding sequence TTGAGTGTTCAAAAAAGAGGAAAAAAATCCATGCCCCGGGCAATTTTGATGTCGTGGGACGCTGGACACCGACGCTGGCAAAAGATGTTTCGTGGAACGATGTACCGGGTGACTTGTGCCCAATTGGGACTGCATGAGTCAAAGTGGTCAAAAGAACTATCATATCAAACTGCTAATACATGGTGGGAGGCGAAGCGGGCTTCGCTTGAGTCTGAGACGGTAGCGGCGCATCCTCACCGGGCACGCCTCGACGAGCTGGCCCGGATGCGTGATGCGTCCCGTGCCGCCGGGGAACATTCGGACGCAGACGAGATAGCCGACGAGATGAAACGGGTCGAGGTCGCCGAACCGGACGACGTGGTCGACGCCACGCACGACGCACTTATGCGGGCGCTGCTAACTGCGTTTGAATCTGGTATCGATGTCCACAAGTTAGACACAAGAAAAATTGCGGAGATGTTCGGGGGTGAGACAGTTTGGCGTGACCGTGCGAAGCGTTCGTCGGTTGTGCCCGTCGAAACGTCCGTCGAGGGATACGCTACTCGGTGGGTAGGCGACCGGCGAGACGAAGCAATTGCGGGCGTCCGATCGAACGAATCGGCCGATTCGTTACGGCGTCATCTGAGCGTGTTCGTCCAGTTTGTCGGGTCGGCCAACGCCGTCGAGGTCATAACGGCTGACGTGTGGCACCGCTGGTACGTCCACTGTGCCGGACAGGTCGTCAAGCGGGATGCGTCCCGTGCCGCCGGGTGGTCGCCGGACACGGCCAGCAAGATTTTCGGCATCGCCCGTACGTTCGTCCGGTGGCTATGGGAACGTGACGCAATTGCCGCTCTCCCGAAAAACCTCAACGACAAGAAACATCGATTTGAACGTCCCGAACGCACCATTCCCACGTTCACGAACGACGAAATACGGTCGATGCTCGGCGCCGCCCGTGGGGTTCACCGGCTGCTACTGTTACTCATGCTGAACACCGGCGCCACGCAAAAGGATGTGGCCGATCTGCTCAAAACGGAGGTCGATTTGGAAGCGGGCCGGATTACCCGCCGTCGGTCGAAAATGTCGAAGCGGAAAGCGGGTCGTCTGGTGTCGTACAAACTGTGGCCGGAGGTCGTGTCACTGCTACGGGAATACACGAACACAGACGAGAGTGAGGTCCGGGCGTTGACCACGAAATCGGGGCAACCGTGGGTATGGACGGAGACAACCGACGCAGGCAAAATGCGAAAATCAGACAATGTTGCGACGGTGTTCAACACTTTGAAGCGAAAAATAAATGTGAGTGCGGCCGGTAAGTCGTTGAAGGTGTTTCGCAAAACTTCGGCCACACGACTGAAATCAAATCCAGTTCACCGAGATTTGCGGTTTTTGTTTTTGGGACATTCCGAGCGGTCGATTGCTGACCGGCACTATGCCGCCGCCGATCAATCGCAGCTCGATGCAGCCGTCGACTGGCTTCTGACGCAGTACGGAGTTTGA
- a CDS encoding SCP2 sterol-binding domain-containing protein, which produces MPTTPLPVLSEVDPQSKLDAARLRQLALDCGADDAGVVEIGHPTLDDQRADILKFYPRTKALLAVVCRMNRAPIRNPSRSVANLEFHATGEDVNAVCRAVVTALEREGVPAVNPPMGFPMEADRWPEKMWVVSHKPVAVAAGLGMMGIHRNVIHPKFGNFILLGTVLLGVGATEYDRPIDYNPCLSCKLCVAACPVGAISPDGQFDLASCYTHNYREFMGGFGDWAEHVADADSGLQLRKKVTRQETVSVWQSLAFGPNYKAAYCLSVCPAGEDVIGPFRSDRKEFLNEIVRPLQDKEETVYVIPKSDAEDHVRKRFPHKTVKRVRGTLLPSTIAGFLSGMPHTFQRGQSAGLNAVFHFTFTGKEPHTATVVIREKTLQVADGHEGTADLRLTADSETWLGFLAKERSLLWALLRRKIRIKGSPSLLIAFGKCFPV; this is translated from the coding sequence ATGCCGACCACCCCGTTGCCCGTTCTCAGCGAAGTCGATCCGCAATCGAAACTGGACGCCGCCCGCCTGCGTCAACTTGCCTTGGACTGCGGGGCCGACGACGCCGGGGTCGTCGAGATCGGGCACCCAACCCTGGACGATCAGCGGGCCGACATTCTGAAGTTCTACCCCCGGACCAAGGCGCTCCTCGCCGTCGTCTGCCGGATGAACCGGGCGCCGATCCGCAACCCGTCCCGGTCGGTGGCGAACCTGGAGTTCCATGCCACCGGGGAGGACGTGAACGCCGTGTGTCGGGCGGTCGTCACAGCCCTGGAACGGGAGGGCGTCCCCGCCGTCAACCCGCCGATGGGGTTCCCGATGGAGGCCGACCGCTGGCCCGAGAAGATGTGGGTCGTGTCCCACAAGCCCGTGGCCGTCGCCGCCGGCCTCGGCATGATGGGCATTCACCGCAACGTCATCCACCCGAAGTTCGGCAACTTCATCTTGCTGGGGACTGTCCTACTCGGCGTGGGGGCAACGGAGTATGATCGTCCCATCGACTACAACCCGTGCCTGTCGTGCAAGCTGTGCGTGGCGGCGTGCCCGGTCGGGGCCATCTCGCCGGACGGCCAGTTCGATCTCGCCTCGTGTTACACCCACAATTACCGGGAGTTCATGGGCGGGTTCGGCGATTGGGCCGAACACGTCGCTGACGCCGACAGCGGACTGCAACTGCGCAAGAAAGTGACCCGGCAGGAAACCGTCTCGGTGTGGCAGAGTCTCGCCTTCGGTCCGAACTATAAGGCGGCGTACTGCCTGTCCGTCTGCCCTGCCGGTGAGGACGTGATCGGGCCGTTTCGGTCCGACCGGAAGGAGTTCCTGAACGAGATCGTGAGGCCGCTCCAGGACAAAGAGGAGACGGTCTACGTCATTCCAAAGTCCGACGCCGAGGATCACGTTCGGAAGCGATTCCCGCACAAGACGGTGAAACGGGTTCGTGGCACGTTGCTCCCCAGTACCATCGCCGGGTTCCTGAGCGGAATGCCGCACACGTTCCAGCGGGGCCAGTCGGCGGGGTTGAACGCCGTGTTCCACTTCACGTTCACCGGCAAGGAACCTCACACCGCCACGGTCGTCATTCGTGAGAAGACGCTTCAAGTGGCGGACGGCCACGAGGGTACCGCCGACCTGCGACTGACCGCCGACAGCGAGACGTGGCTGGGGTTCCTGGCGAAAGAGCGGAGCCTGCTGTGGGCGCTGCTGCGGCGGAAGATTCGGATCAAGGGCTCGCCGAGTCTCTTGATCGCTTTCGGGAAGTGCTTCCCGGTATGA
- a CDS encoding VOC family protein: MPANTPSIDPGVRIGHVHLKVADLERALRFYCGVLGFEITQRYGTQAAFVSAGGYHHHIGLNTWESRGGSPPPPGSTGLYHTAILYPTRKALALALRRVLEAGVPLDGASDHGVSEALYLRDPDDNGVELYWDRPQAQWPRTASDELAMFTKRIDLNDLLGEIEPPPTIPAVGEGPKDL; the protein is encoded by the coding sequence ATGCCAGCCAACACACCAAGCATTGATCCCGGCGTCCGCATCGGCCACGTCCACCTGAAGGTGGCCGACCTGGAACGGGCGCTGCGGTTCTACTGCGGCGTACTTGGCTTCGAGATCACCCAGCGGTACGGCACGCAGGCGGCGTTCGTGTCGGCGGGCGGCTACCACCACCACATCGGGCTGAACACCTGGGAGAGCCGGGGTGGATCGCCGCCGCCACCCGGATCGACCGGACTGTACCACACCGCCATCCTCTACCCCACGAGGAAGGCACTGGCCCTCGCCCTGCGGCGTGTCCTGGAAGCGGGCGTCCCGCTGGACGGGGCGAGCGACCACGGGGTCAGCGAGGCGCTGTACCTGCGTGACCCCGACGACAACGGCGTGGAACTGTATTGGGACCGCCCGCAGGCACAGTGGCCCCGGACGGCAAGCGACGAGTTGGCGATGTTTACAAAGCGGATCGACCTGAACGATTTGCTTGGAGAGATCGAGCCGCCGCCAACCATCCCGGCAGTCGGCGAAGGCCCGAAGGACTTGTGA
- a CDS encoding cupin domain-containing protein — MLEGEFTFQLGDQRIVATAGMFVNMPVGTPYSFKNESDRPAKMLISVAPAGLEQMFFEVGVPLAQGATTAAPPTKDEIEKMVSVAPRYGIEIKLPGH, encoded by the coding sequence ATCCTCGAAGGCGAGTTCACGTTCCAGCTCGGCGACCAGCGGATCGTGGCGACGGCGGGAATGTTCGTCAACATGCCGGTGGGCACGCCGTACAGCTTCAAGAACGAGAGCGACCGCCCAGCGAAGATGCTGATTTCCGTCGCCCCTGCCGGTCTGGAGCAGATGTTCTTCGAGGTCGGGGTGCCGCTCGCCCAAGGAGCAACGACTGCCGCACCGCCCACGAAGGACGAGATCGAGAAGATGGTGTCGGTTGCGCCGAGGTACGGGATCGAGATCAAGCTGCCAGGACACTGA
- a CDS encoding MarR family transcriptional regulator — protein MYEVGNSLRLDQGRTLPKIKKRLLDAELITAGEGRQLIALPPPIPEWWVSIKEAKKTGWQNNLAYVQIAHTPIGWTLQQTAIYFTLLSHAKGYKISRNNTQAGLGAILHVDRATVARTENKLIALGLIECDYLRRPSDEVLKMFDAKPKAKEKQWDVIIACGWPFGEMDGGPYLDEYVTHFTKQMLENNFSRDEVLKYWSHLWELAGKTPRKLLDFLMLALSPMLRDCLEDTRRNSTRGHFRGSNCLGMLLNRTSDKFAKPKPAEQSVERPKPPQSPSTERRFRPATDAPPGMDIEYECPRFSFDV, from the coding sequence ATGTACGAAGTTGGCAACTCACTCCGGCTCGACCAGGGGCGGACCCTGCCGAAAATCAAAAAGCGATTACTCGATGCCGAATTAATTACGGCCGGTGAGGGGCGGCAATTAATTGCACTCCCGCCCCCGATACCGGAATGGTGGGTGTCGATCAAAGAGGCAAAAAAAACCGGCTGGCAAAATAATTTGGCATATGTCCAAATCGCTCATACCCCGATCGGCTGGACGTTGCAACAGACCGCCATTTATTTCACCCTTTTGAGTCATGCCAAAGGGTACAAAATATCTCGGAATAATACTCAGGCGGGACTCGGGGCAATACTTCACGTCGACCGGGCGACGGTCGCCCGAACCGAAAATAAGTTGATTGCGCTCGGACTCATCGAATGCGATTATCTCCGCAGACCGTCAGATGAGGTACTCAAAATGTTTGACGCAAAACCTAAAGCGAAAGAGAAACAGTGGGATGTGATTATCGCTTGTGGTTGGCCGTTCGGCGAGATGGACGGCGGGCCCTACCTCGACGAGTACGTAACTCACTTCACGAAACAAATGCTGGAAAACAATTTTTCCCGGGACGAGGTTTTGAAATATTGGTCACATCTCTGGGAGTTAGCCGGGAAGACGCCACGGAAATTACTCGATTTTCTCATGCTCGCTCTGTCGCCTATGCTCAGGGATTGTTTAGAGGATACTCGGCGGAACTCGACCCGAGGACATTTCCGGGGCAGCAATTGTTTGGGAATGTTACTTAACAGGACTTCCGATAAGTTCGCCAAACCCAAACCGGCCGAGCAGTCGGTCGAGCGGCCGAAACCGCCGCAATCGCCCTCGACCGAACGACGCTTCCGGCCGGCGACCGATGCACCGCCGGGAATGGACATCGAATACGAATGTCCGAGATTTTCGTTTGACGTGTGA
- a CDS encoding MarR family winged helix-turn-helix transcriptional regulator, whose product MTKPTSIETIATTCIAGRLRLLNRVVTNLYDDALRPFGVKLSQGNVLAVTAKLGVARPAEVCDILELDTSTLSRTVERMVANGWLEILPDDDGRSHPFRLTDDGKRLMEKAIPAWEKAQTDAKKLLGEDGLRLLDTAIQRVKSVQAG is encoded by the coding sequence ATGACCAAGCCCACTAGTATCGAGACGATTGCAACGACCTGCATCGCCGGGCGGCTGCGACTGCTCAATCGGGTCGTGACTAACCTGTACGACGACGCCCTGCGCCCGTTCGGGGTCAAGTTGAGCCAGGGCAACGTGCTCGCCGTCACCGCCAAGCTCGGCGTGGCCCGGCCCGCCGAGGTCTGCGACATCCTGGAACTCGACACGTCCACCCTCAGCCGTACCGTGGAGCGGATGGTGGCGAACGGGTGGCTCGAAATCCTGCCCGACGACGACGGCCGCTCCCATCCGTTCCGGCTCACGGACGATGGCAAACGGCTGATGGAGAAGGCGATCCCCGCCTGGGAGAAGGCCCAAACCGATGCCAAGAAGCTCCTGGGCGAAGACGGCCTGCGCCTGCTCGACACCGCCATCCAGCGGGTGAAGTCGGTCCAAGCCGGGTGA